The Bacteroidota bacterium genome has a window encoding:
- a CDS encoding MGMT family protein: protein MKNTIPASYKLIWQTVKQIPKGKVATYGQVAELSGLIKQARLVGYALHNLPDDTNILWHRVINWKGKISLPKNSKIYKSQRLFLKIESIIFNKDKIDFEKYGWLNSLNKKWRKL from the coding sequence ATGAAGAATACAATTCCTGCCAGCTACAAACTAATTTGGCAAACCGTCAAACAGATCCCAAAAGGCAAAGTGGCGACTTACGGTCAGGTTGCAGAATTGTCCGGCTTGATAAAACAAGCCCGACTAGTAGGCTACGCGCTCCACAACCTGCCTGACGACACTAATATTCTGTGGCATCGAGTAATCAACTGGAAGGGAAAAATTTCTCTTCCTAAAAATTCGAAAATCTATAAATCGCAGCGGTTGTTTTTAAAAATAGAAAGTATTATTTTCAATAAAGACAAAATTGATTTTGAAAAATACGGTTGGTTGAACTCGTTAAATAAAAAATGGAGAAAACTATGA